One genomic segment of Amycolatopsis sp. Hca4 includes these proteins:
- a CDS encoding RICIN domain-containing protein yields the protein MTIRDSVVAVSGNAVTVTVPHASVDDALSVTLLPPSDGGFQTVAVAQHSQQCLDNTDLSTADGNRQQQDFCEGGAQQQWNFRPVPGVAGTYTVVNQQSGKCLEVAGASADDGAAVQQRTCTDGATNQQFAPRRVTYSGNDVHDYQLVARHSGKCVDVSGVSTAARGAVIQWTCKPVTQNSPLNQTWRLWGRGPA from the coding sequence GTGACCATCCGGGACTCGGTGGTGGCCGTCTCCGGCAACGCCGTCACCGTCACCGTCCCGCACGCCAGTGTCGACGACGCGCTCAGCGTCACCCTGCTGCCGCCGTCGGACGGCGGGTTCCAGACCGTGGCCGTCGCCCAGCATTCCCAGCAGTGCCTGGACAACACCGACCTGAGCACCGCCGACGGCAACCGGCAGCAGCAGGACTTCTGCGAAGGCGGTGCCCAGCAGCAGTGGAACTTCCGGCCGGTGCCCGGCGTCGCGGGCACCTACACCGTCGTCAACCAGCAGAGCGGCAAGTGCCTCGAGGTCGCCGGTGCCTCGGCCGACGACGGGGCCGCCGTCCAGCAGCGCACCTGCACCGACGGTGCGACGAACCAGCAGTTCGCGCCGCGGCGGGTCACCTACAGCGGCAACGACGTCCACGACTACCAGCTCGTCGCCCGGCACAGCGGCAAGTGCGTCGACGTCAGCGGGGTGTCCACCGCCGCCCGTGGTGCGGTGATCCAGTGGACGTGCAAGCCGGTCACCCAGAACAGCCCGCTCAACCAGACCTGGCGGCTGTGGGGCCGGGGACCGGCCTGA
- a CDS encoding oxygenase MpaB family protein yields the protein MSNLSRRNVLSLGVALGLASAASAVPAWAASADPWWVWDDEVDTLLAGLVDGGGVPAVNTALRSWVNNADPLPAGLPADLTGWLQRANRLPSWADPVKLRRAADFNRRKDTYLFLLYGLGSGIMSTVIPREARSIYWSAGGANMQDRAAKTFTFGYDLSELGAFEPSGQFVVTANKTRLVHAAVRHLLPQSPHWRAVADERIPISNGDILVTFHSLGTFVHRKLREWHVPMSAADEDAFLHQWQVAIHLLGVRDEFVPQTWAAADAQSAQVLTPLLSPTPEGKELAADLLGLTAQIDLGVTRGFLNEFVRYVLSNEVGDWLGLPRDYAAATLIRTGWPAYIAFREGLLPIAPAGFYVFDQFVRALAMLFLNKGTSSTTTPITIPTGNRPGA from the coding sequence ATGAGCAATCTCAGCAGGAGGAACGTTCTCTCCCTCGGTGTCGCGCTCGGTCTGGCGAGCGCGGCGAGCGCCGTCCCGGCCTGGGCCGCGAGCGCCGACCCGTGGTGGGTCTGGGACGACGAGGTCGACACCCTGCTGGCCGGGCTCGTCGACGGCGGCGGGGTGCCCGCGGTCAACACCGCGCTGCGGAGCTGGGTGAACAACGCCGACCCGCTGCCGGCCGGCCTGCCCGCGGACCTCACCGGCTGGCTGCAGCGGGCCAACCGGCTGCCGTCCTGGGCCGACCCGGTCAAGCTGCGCCGCGCCGCCGACTTCAACCGGCGCAAGGACACCTACCTGTTCCTGCTCTACGGCCTGGGCAGCGGCATCATGAGCACGGTCATCCCGCGGGAGGCCCGGTCGATCTACTGGTCCGCGGGCGGCGCGAACATGCAGGACCGCGCCGCGAAGACGTTCACCTTCGGCTACGACCTGAGCGAGCTCGGCGCGTTCGAGCCCTCGGGCCAGTTCGTCGTCACGGCCAACAAGACGCGCCTGGTGCACGCGGCCGTGCGGCACCTGCTGCCGCAGTCGCCGCACTGGCGGGCCGTCGCCGACGAGCGGATCCCGATCAGCAACGGCGACATCCTGGTCACCTTCCACAGCCTCGGCACCTTCGTGCACCGGAAGCTGCGCGAGTGGCACGTCCCGATGTCGGCCGCGGACGAGGACGCCTTCCTGCACCAGTGGCAGGTCGCCATCCACCTGCTCGGCGTCCGCGACGAGTTCGTCCCGCAGACGTGGGCCGCGGCCGACGCGCAGTCCGCCCAGGTGCTCACCCCGCTGCTGTCCCCCACGCCCGAAGGCAAGGAACTCGCGGCCGACCTGCTCGGGCTGACCGCGCAGATCGACCTGGGCGTGACCCGCGGTTTCCTCAACGAGTTCGTCCGGTACGTGCTCAGCAACGAAGTGGGCGACTGGCTCGGCCTGCCCCGCGACTACGCGGCGGCCACCCTGATCCGCACCGGGTGGCCCGCGTACATCGCTTTCCGGGAAGGCCTGCTGCCCATCGCCCCGGCCGGCTTCTACGTCTTCGATCAGTTCGTCCGCGCGCTCGCCATGCTGTTCCTCAACAAGGGGACGTCGTCGACGACCACCCCGATCACCATCCCGACCGGCAACCGGCCGGGTGCGTGA
- a CDS encoding arabinofuranosidase catalytic domain-containing protein: protein MRVFVVVAAMLAAVVAGAVPAAAASAPLVSAASGRCLNVKGGTDAPGTALEIQDCSGQAGQAYEFTSAGELRTLNGTRCVDAYGGRTAPGTAVIIWSCNGQANQQWRQNGDGTITGVQSGLCLDVTGAGTANGTAVELWTCNGQGNQQWSSGSTPPPPTGTAPCDIYASGGTPCVAAHSMVRALYGSYAGSLYQVRRSSDNTSRNIGVLKAGGSADAAAQDSFCAGTSCVVTVVYDQSGRGNDLWYQGSTVVPGSSQSSPAKAASESLTVGGSKAYSLYINPGNSYWRDGHLTGVPTGSAPEGMYMVTSGTHVNSGCCFDYGNSETTRKADAAGAMDAINFGTECWFGGCSGGGPWVQADLEWGLYPGGSQQWNPNQRALPSKFVTAMLKNNGTSRFALKGSNAQSGSLTTMWDGGLPSGYSPMKKQGAIILGSGGDCCKPGGGANLSAGTFYEGAMVAGYPSDATENAVQANVVAAGYR, encoded by the coding sequence GTGCGTGTGTTCGTCGTGGTGGCCGCGATGCTGGCGGCGGTCGTGGCCGGGGCGGTGCCGGCTGCGGCCGCGTCCGCTCCGCTGGTGAGCGCGGCTTCCGGCCGCTGCTTGAACGTCAAGGGTGGCACCGATGCGCCGGGGACGGCGTTGGAGATCCAGGACTGCTCCGGCCAGGCCGGGCAGGCGTACGAGTTCACCTCGGCGGGCGAGCTTCGGACGTTGAACGGTACCCGGTGCGTGGACGCCTACGGTGGGCGGACCGCGCCGGGGACTGCCGTGATCATCTGGTCCTGCAACGGTCAAGCCAACCAGCAGTGGCGGCAGAACGGCGATGGGACGATCACCGGTGTCCAATCGGGACTGTGTCTCGACGTGACGGGCGCCGGGACGGCCAACGGTACTGCGGTCGAGCTGTGGACCTGCAACGGTCAGGGCAATCAGCAATGGAGTAGTGGGTCGACGCCGCCGCCCCCGACCGGGACGGCGCCGTGCGACATCTACGCCTCCGGTGGGACGCCGTGCGTTGCGGCGCACAGCATGGTGCGGGCGCTTTACGGTTCCTATGCGGGCAGCCTGTACCAGGTTCGGCGGTCGTCCGACAACACGAGCCGGAACATCGGGGTGCTGAAAGCCGGCGGCTCCGCCGATGCTGCTGCTCAGGATTCTTTCTGTGCCGGTACTTCGTGTGTCGTCACGGTGGTCTACGACCAGTCCGGGCGGGGGAATGACCTGTGGTACCAGGGATCCACCGTGGTCCCGGGGTCCAGCCAGAGCAGCCCGGCGAAGGCTGCTTCGGAGTCGCTCACGGTTGGTGGGTCGAAGGCGTATTCGCTGTACATCAACCCTGGTAACAGCTATTGGCGGGATGGGCACCTGACCGGGGTTCCGACCGGGAGTGCGCCCGAGGGGATGTACATGGTGACCAGCGGGACGCACGTCAACAGCGGCTGTTGCTTCGACTACGGGAACAGCGAGACGACTCGGAAAGCCGATGCGGCCGGTGCCATGGACGCGATCAACTTCGGGACCGAGTGCTGGTTCGGTGGGTGTTCCGGTGGGGGGCCTTGGGTGCAGGCCGACCTCGAGTGGGGGCTCTACCCGGGTGGTAGCCAGCAGTGGAATCCGAACCAGCGGGCTCTGCCGAGCAAGTTCGTCACGGCGATGCTGAAGAACAACGGCACTTCGCGGTTTGCGCTCAAGGGGAGCAACGCCCAGTCGGGGAGTCTCACGACCATGTGGGATGGGGGGCTTCCCAGCGGGTACAGCCCGATGAAGAAGCAGGGTGCGATCATTCTGGGCAGTGGCGGGGACTGCTGCAAGCCCGGTGGTGGGGCGAACCTGAGCGCGGGGACGTTCTACGAGGGTGCGATGGTCGCGGGATATCCCTCGGACGCGACGGAGAACGCGGTGCAGGCGAACGTGGTTGCTGCCGGGTATCGCTGA
- a CDS encoding esterase-like activity of phytase family protein has translation MRSLLCLTAVLLALPIGSAEAATTQKWPGDPAVAVADPAGVLGDNVSGLSFDGPDVLWAVKNGPGTLYRLVRDGSGWRPAGTWPLRYRNGEGDPDAEGVVRTPDGVLVATERDNDGDGSLLKVLRYAPGSTSGALDAAAEWDLTDDLPAVDDNGGFEGISWIPDSFLTDGGFRDDRTQAAYDPARYPGHGTGLYFVGLEDTGKVYAYALDRAGGGFSRVASFSSGFPKVMELEFDPATGSLWSVCDDTCSGKTATLRLSGGKFAVAATYARPAKMPNYNNEGFAISPACAAGHHAVVWADDGNDGGHALRSGTLPC, from the coding sequence GTGCGTTCCCTCCTCTGCCTCACCGCTGTCCTTCTCGCCCTGCCCATCGGCAGCGCGGAAGCCGCCACCACGCAGAAATGGCCCGGTGATCCGGCCGTCGCGGTCGCCGATCCCGCCGGGGTGCTCGGCGACAACGTCAGCGGGCTCTCCTTCGACGGCCCCGACGTGCTGTGGGCGGTCAAGAACGGCCCGGGCACCCTCTACCGGCTCGTCCGCGACGGCAGCGGCTGGCGGCCCGCCGGCACCTGGCCGCTGCGCTACCGGAACGGCGAAGGCGACCCGGACGCCGAAGGGGTCGTCCGCACACCCGACGGCGTGCTCGTCGCCACCGAGCGCGACAACGACGGCGACGGCAGCCTGCTGAAAGTCCTGCGGTACGCCCCGGGATCGACCTCCGGCGCCCTCGACGCCGCCGCCGAATGGGACCTCACCGACGACCTGCCCGCCGTCGACGACAACGGGGGCTTCGAAGGCATTTCCTGGATCCCGGACAGCTTCCTGACCGACGGCGGCTTCCGCGACGACCGCACCCAAGCCGCCTACGACCCGGCCCGCTACCCCGGCCACGGGACCGGCCTCTACTTCGTCGGCCTCGAGGACACCGGCAAGGTCTACGCCTACGCCCTCGACCGGGCCGGCGGCGGGTTCAGCAGGGTGGCGTCCTTCTCCAGCGGCTTCCCGAAGGTCATGGAGCTGGAGTTCGACCCGGCGACGGGCAGCCTCTGGTCCGTCTGCGACGACACCTGCTCCGGCAAGACGGCGACGTTGCGGCTGAGCGGCGGCAAGTTCGCCGTCGCGGCGACCTACGCGCGCCCGGCGAAGATGCCGAACTACAACAACGAAGGGTTCGCCATCTCCCCCGCCTGCGCCGCCGGGCACCACGCGGTCGTCTGGGCCGACGACGGCAACGACGGCGGTCACGCGCTGCGCAGCGGGACGTTGCCCTGCTGA
- a CDS encoding DUF6292 family protein, producing MKPEPGHVEATALRDYVETVAELLRVEPAASWSEYGSPSTAYIALAARHAGRFLMLSWTDGRGWCLAVEPDCAEPPAVLARWPEPARPRPAVVARRVHEALTEAAPHTQGSTHEPDSR from the coding sequence GTGAAACCGGAACCCGGGCACGTCGAGGCGACAGCCCTGCGCGACTACGTCGAGACCGTCGCCGAGCTGCTGCGGGTGGAGCCGGCCGCGTCCTGGAGCGAGTACGGCAGTCCCTCGACCGCCTACATCGCCCTCGCCGCCCGGCACGCGGGCCGCTTCCTGATGCTTTCGTGGACCGACGGCCGCGGGTGGTGCCTGGCCGTGGAGCCGGACTGCGCGGAACCGCCCGCGGTGCTGGCCCGGTGGCCCGAGCCGGCGCGGCCCCGGCCCGCCGTGGTGGCCCGCCGGGTGCACGAGGCGCTCACCGAAGCCGCACCGCACACCCAAGGGAGTACTCATGAGCCAGACAGTCGGTGA
- a CDS encoding SDR family oxidoreductase gives MSQVVVVTGTSGGIGRAVARAFGARQDRVALLARGKEGLEAAAEDVTRLGGTALAIPTDVADFDQVEAAAARTEAELGPIDVWVNVAFTSVFAPFTEIEPDEFRRVTEVSYLGYVHGTMAALRRMKPRDRGTIVQVGSALAYRGIPLQSAYCGAKHAIQGFNEALRCELLHERSHVRTTMVQMPAMNTPQFSWVRSKLPDQAQPVPPIYQPEVAARAVVHAAGHPRRREYWVGGSTVGTLLANAVAPGVLDRYLARTGYRSQQTGAKKPPDQPENLWSPADRERDFGAHGRFDEQATARSAQLWASRHHGVVAAAGGALAATALAVWRRARA, from the coding sequence ATGAGTCAGGTCGTCGTGGTGACCGGGACCAGCGGGGGCATCGGCCGCGCCGTCGCGCGGGCGTTCGGCGCCCGCCAGGACCGGGTGGCGCTGCTGGCCCGCGGGAAGGAAGGGCTCGAAGCGGCGGCGGAGGACGTCACCCGCCTCGGCGGGACGGCCCTGGCCATTCCCACCGACGTCGCCGACTTCGACCAGGTCGAGGCCGCCGCCGCCCGGACCGAGGCGGAACTCGGCCCGATCGACGTGTGGGTGAACGTAGCCTTCACGTCGGTGTTCGCGCCCTTCACCGAGATCGAGCCGGACGAGTTCCGCCGCGTCACCGAGGTGAGCTACCTCGGGTACGTCCACGGCACGATGGCGGCGCTGCGCCGGATGAAGCCGCGCGACCGCGGCACGATCGTGCAGGTCGGTTCGGCGCTGGCGTACCGCGGAATCCCGTTGCAGAGCGCCTATTGCGGCGCGAAGCACGCGATCCAGGGCTTCAACGAGGCCCTGCGCTGCGAGCTCCTGCACGAGCGCAGCCACGTCCGCACGACGATGGTGCAGATGCCGGCGATGAACACGCCGCAGTTCTCGTGGGTCCGGTCGAAGCTGCCGGACCAGGCCCAGCCGGTGCCGCCGATCTACCAGCCGGAGGTGGCGGCCCGGGCCGTCGTGCACGCGGCGGGCCACCCGCGCCGCCGGGAGTACTGGGTCGGCGGGAGCACGGTCGGGACGTTGCTCGCGAACGCCGTCGCGCCGGGTGTCCTCGACCGGTACCTCGCCCGGACCGGCTACCGATCCCAGCAGACCGGGGCGAAGAAACCGCCGGACCAGCCGGAGAACCTGTGGTCACCGGCGGACCGCGAGCGGGATTTCGGGGCGCACGGCCGGTTCGACGAGCAGGCGACAGCGCGGAGTGCGCAGCTGTGGGCGAGCCGGCACCACGGCGTGGTCGCGGCCGCGGGAGGCGCGTTGGCCGCAACGGCGCTGGCGGTGTGGCGGCGGGCGCGGGCGTGA
- a CDS encoding TetR/AcrR family transcriptional regulator — translation MTAEPAAAVRPRNRRQLIVEAGAAVFSERGYHAASMEEIAARVGITAAALYRHFPNKYALFAECANVMADRLVAALAEVPADASLAELFGAVTTVTVAHRETGGVYRWEARYLERDDRRLLAGKFAYVVERVAEAVRREHPGPGEHLRAVGALGAIGSVTTHHNAIAPRRVGELLRAAALRVAATGPATAAAPAVEIPAPPVPRTRRSEILAAAVPLFERDGFATVTNGRIAEAVGLVPSALYRYFPGKADILAAACLQAAGLLAQAVEHNLRGTTGPHDALNALAATYVAYSFEHSALNSVANAEIAGLPDALRRPLVAAQREHIAVWEQHLREARPDLDARQARVLVHAGFGVVVETGRRLRWADRPEHRTAVGALLVSALGL, via the coding sequence GTGACCGCCGAGCCGGCCGCGGCCGTCCGGCCCCGCAACCGCAGGCAGCTCATCGTCGAGGCGGGCGCCGCGGTGTTCAGCGAGCGCGGCTACCACGCGGCGTCGATGGAGGAGATCGCGGCGCGCGTGGGCATCACCGCCGCCGCGCTGTACCGGCACTTCCCGAACAAGTACGCGCTGTTCGCCGAGTGCGCGAACGTCATGGCGGACCGGCTCGTCGCCGCGCTCGCCGAAGTGCCCGCGGACGCGTCACTGGCGGAGCTCTTCGGCGCCGTCACCACGGTCACCGTCGCGCACCGGGAGACCGGCGGCGTGTACCGCTGGGAGGCCCGCTACCTCGAACGCGACGACCGGCGGCTGCTGGCGGGCAAGTTCGCGTACGTCGTCGAGCGCGTGGCGGAGGCGGTCCGGCGCGAGCACCCGGGGCCCGGCGAGCACCTGCGGGCCGTCGGGGCGCTGGGGGCGATCGGATCCGTCACGACCCACCACAACGCGATCGCGCCGCGCCGGGTCGGGGAGCTGCTGCGTGCGGCGGCCCTGCGCGTGGCCGCCACCGGCCCCGCCACCGCGGCCGCGCCCGCGGTGGAGATCCCCGCCCCGCCGGTGCCCCGGACCCGGCGTTCGGAGATCCTCGCCGCCGCCGTCCCGCTGTTCGAACGGGACGGGTTCGCGACCGTGACGAACGGCCGGATCGCCGAGGCGGTGGGGCTGGTCCCGTCGGCGCTCTACCGCTACTTCCCGGGGAAGGCCGACATCCTGGCGGCAGCCTGCCTGCAGGCGGCCGGCCTGCTGGCCCAGGCGGTCGAGCACAACCTCCGCGGCACGACCGGCCCGCACGACGCCCTGAACGCCCTGGCGGCGACTTACGTGGCGTACAGCTTCGAGCACAGCGCCCTCAACAGCGTGGCCAACGCCGAAATCGCCGGCCTGCCGGACGCGCTGCGCCGCCCGCTGGTGGCGGCGCAGCGCGAGCACATCGCGGTGTGGGAGCAGCACCTGCGCGAGGCCCGCCCGGACCTCGACGCGCGCCAGGCGCGGGTGCTGGTGCACGCGGGTTTCGGCGTGGTGGTCGAGACCGGCCGCCGGCTGCGGTGGGCGGACCGGCCCGAGCACCGCACCGCGGTGGGGGCGCTGCTGGTGAGCGCGCTCGGGTTGTGA
- a CDS encoding thiamine pyrophosphate-requiring protein, with amino-acid sequence MSQTVGDHLLQRLREWGVDQVFAYPGDGINGLVASFGKADNQPRFVQTRHEEMAAFAAVGYAKFSGKVGVCMATSGPGAIHLLNGLYDAKLDHVPVVAIVGQTARSAMGGSYQQEVDLQALYKDVASEYLVEVNVAEQLPNALDRAIRIAEASRCPTALIIPADLQEEPYSPPQHAFKQVPSSPPGTAWSRPVPSEAEIDAAAEVLNAGEKVAILVGQGARGAAEEVRQVAEVTGAGVAKALLGKDVLPDDLPWVTGSIGLLGTRPSYELMRDCDTLLIVGSNFPYSQFLPDFGQARAVQIDLDGRLIGMRYPTEVNLVGDSAATLRALLPKLASKPDRSWRETIEKNVASWWDTVEKEAAVDAQPVNPMAIVSELSKRIPEDAIVTADSGSSTNWYARNLRIRGEIRGSLSGTLATMGPGVPYAIGAKFAHPDRPVIALVGDGAMQMNGLAELITIARYQHLWSDSRCVVCVFHNNDLNQVTWELRAMGGAPKFEESQTLPDVDYAGFALSLGLAAVTVDKPDQLASAWDTVLTAGKPAVLDVRCDPDVPPIPPHATFEQVKSAAQAVLKGDPDAFHLVAQGVKTKLQEFLPGKNR; translated from the coding sequence ATGAGCCAGACAGTCGGTGACCACCTGCTCCAGCGCCTGCGCGAGTGGGGCGTGGACCAGGTCTTCGCCTACCCCGGCGACGGGATCAACGGCCTCGTCGCCTCGTTCGGCAAGGCGGACAACCAGCCCCGCTTCGTGCAGACCCGGCACGAGGAGATGGCGGCCTTCGCCGCGGTCGGCTACGCGAAGTTCAGCGGCAAGGTCGGGGTCTGCATGGCCACCTCCGGCCCGGGCGCGATCCACCTGCTCAACGGCCTCTACGACGCCAAGCTCGACCACGTGCCGGTGGTGGCGATCGTCGGCCAGACCGCGCGCAGCGCGATGGGCGGCAGCTACCAGCAGGAAGTCGACCTGCAGGCGCTCTACAAGGACGTCGCGAGCGAATACCTCGTCGAGGTCAACGTCGCCGAGCAGCTGCCGAACGCGCTGGACCGGGCGATCCGGATCGCCGAGGCGTCGCGCTGCCCGACCGCCCTGATCATCCCCGCCGACCTGCAGGAGGAGCCGTACTCGCCGCCGCAGCACGCGTTCAAGCAAGTGCCGTCCAGCCCGCCGGGCACGGCGTGGTCCCGTCCGGTGCCGTCCGAGGCGGAGATCGACGCGGCGGCCGAGGTGCTCAACGCGGGTGAGAAGGTCGCCATCCTGGTCGGGCAGGGCGCGCGCGGGGCGGCCGAGGAGGTCCGCCAGGTCGCCGAAGTCACCGGTGCCGGCGTGGCGAAGGCGTTGCTGGGCAAGGACGTGCTGCCCGACGACCTGCCGTGGGTGACCGGCTCGATCGGGTTGCTCGGCACCCGGCCGAGCTACGAGCTGATGCGCGACTGCGACACGCTGCTGATCGTCGGCTCGAACTTCCCGTACAGCCAGTTCCTGCCGGACTTCGGCCAGGCCCGCGCGGTGCAGATCGACCTCGACGGCCGGCTCATCGGGATGCGCTACCCGACCGAGGTCAACCTGGTCGGGGACAGCGCGGCCACGCTGCGTGCGCTGCTGCCGAAGCTGGCGAGCAAGCCGGACCGGTCCTGGCGGGAGACGATCGAGAAGAACGTCGCCTCCTGGTGGGACACCGTCGAGAAGGAAGCGGCGGTCGACGCGCAGCCGGTGAACCCGATGGCGATCGTGTCGGAGCTGTCGAAGCGGATCCCGGAGGACGCCATCGTCACCGCGGACTCCGGTTCCTCGACCAACTGGTACGCCCGCAACCTGCGCATCCGCGGCGAGATCCGCGGGTCGCTGTCCGGCACGCTGGCCACGATGGGCCCGGGCGTGCCGTACGCGATCGGCGCCAAGTTCGCCCACCCGGACCGGCCGGTGATCGCCCTCGTCGGCGACGGCGCCATGCAGATGAACGGCCTCGCCGAGCTGATCACCATCGCCCGCTACCAGCACCTGTGGAGCGACTCGCGGTGCGTGGTCTGCGTCTTCCACAACAACGACCTCAACCAGGTGACGTGGGAGCTGCGCGCGATGGGCGGCGCCCCGAAGTTCGAGGAATCCCAGACGCTGCCGGACGTGGACTACGCCGGTTTCGCCCTGTCGCTGGGCCTCGCGGCCGTCACGGTCGACAAGCCGGACCAGCTGGCCTCGGCCTGGGACACGGTGCTCACCGCGGGCAAGCCGGCGGTGCTGGACGTCCGCTGCGACCCGGACGTGCCGCCGATCCCGCCGCACGCCACGTTCGAGCAGGTGAAGTCGGCCGCCCAGGCCGTGCTCAAGGGCGACCCGGACGCGTTCCACCTCGTCGCACAGGGCGTGAAGACGAAGCTGCAGGAGTTCCTGCCCGGGAAGAACCGGTGA
- a CDS encoding low temperature requirement protein A, whose translation MTEVDERGGKRVGWVELYFDLVFVFAVGQVAHGVVADPHWARAAAALGLFATLWWTWIGFAVLYNRRGDDSRVADRLFVLAGTIPCGIAATQAHHVFEGHPEIFAAAMAGVRLVLAAAHRWPRDSRGQQRFSWGYAFSAVLFGVSAVLPRYGLLLWAFALVQEAGFLLLDDRRRDRHRGERPTRAARWWTLLSPPRDPNLAIDSAHLAERFGLFMILLLGELVITVGTAALERPADDLGYWLALAGGLVLAGALWWVYFSSAVEIYERMLGFSGGNPALAYSLYAGGHLPPAFALLLMAAGVNLSLHESPPPTATWFTTAGLAIYLAGTRVFATGSRHWYFTLARVAALAATVNLALLSRVLPAPAVVLVVAAWAVAAAVVTAVVRHRTRTRLGEDPLTFLQQVAERHHREPQGGA comes from the coding sequence GTGACCGAAGTGGACGAACGGGGCGGCAAGCGGGTCGGGTGGGTCGAGCTGTACTTCGACCTCGTCTTCGTTTTCGCGGTGGGACAGGTGGCGCACGGCGTCGTCGCGGACCCGCACTGGGCGCGCGCCGCCGCGGCGCTCGGGCTGTTCGCGACGCTCTGGTGGACGTGGATCGGCTTCGCCGTCCTGTACAACCGCCGCGGCGACGACAGCCGGGTCGCCGACCGGCTGTTCGTGCTCGCCGGCACGATCCCCTGCGGGATCGCCGCGACGCAGGCGCACCACGTCTTCGAGGGGCACCCGGAGATCTTCGCCGCGGCGATGGCCGGCGTCCGGCTCGTCCTGGCGGCGGCCCACCGCTGGCCCCGCGACTCGCGCGGCCAGCAGCGGTTCAGCTGGGGCTACGCATTCTCGGCCGTCCTGTTCGGCGTGTCGGCGGTGCTGCCGCGCTACGGGCTGCTGCTGTGGGCGTTCGCGCTGGTGCAGGAGGCCGGGTTCCTCCTGCTCGACGACCGCCGCCGCGACCGGCACCGCGGTGAACGGCCCACCCGGGCGGCGCGGTGGTGGACCTTGCTCTCCCCGCCGCGCGACCCGAACCTGGCGATCGACTCGGCGCACCTCGCCGAACGGTTCGGGCTGTTCATGATCCTGCTGCTCGGCGAGCTGGTGATCACCGTCGGCACGGCGGCGCTCGAACGGCCGGCCGACGACCTGGGGTACTGGCTGGCCCTGGCCGGCGGGCTCGTCCTGGCGGGGGCACTGTGGTGGGTGTACTTCTCCTCCGCGGTGGAGATCTACGAGCGCATGCTCGGCTTTTCGGGCGGCAACCCGGCGTTGGCGTATTCGCTGTACGCGGGCGGGCACCTGCCGCCGGCCTTCGCGTTGCTGCTGATGGCGGCCGGGGTGAACCTGTCCCTGCACGAGTCCCCACCGCCCACGGCGACCTGGTTCACGACGGCGGGCCTGGCGATCTACCTGGCCGGGACGCGCGTCTTCGCGACCGGGTCCCGCCACTGGTACTTCACGCTGGCCCGGGTGGCGGCCCTGGCGGCGACGGTGAACCTCGCGTTGCTGAGCCGGGTCCTGCCGGCCCCGGCGGTGGTGCTGGTCGTCGCCGCCTGGGCGGTGGCGGCGGCCGTGGTCACGGCGGTGGTCCGCCACCGGACCCGCACCCGCCTCGGCGAGGACCCGCTGACTTTCCTGCAGCAGGTCGCCGAGCGCCACCACCGGGAGCCGCAAGGGGGTGCCTGA